From a region of the Salinispira pacifica genome:
- the trxA gene encoding thioredoxin — protein MTENLTKETFLQKVFNYEENKEWKYEGEIPAIIDFWADWCGPCKMVAPVLEEISNEYEGKLHVYKVNTDEEQELSAAFGIQSIPSLLFIPVDDKPQMAAGALPKDTLLKAMKDVLDVE, from the coding sequence ATGACTGAGAATTTGACCAAGGAAACATTTCTTCAGAAGGTCTTTAACTACGAAGAGAATAAAGAGTGGAAATATGAAGGGGAAATTCCCGCTATCATAGACTTCTGGGCAGACTGGTGCGGTCCATGTAAAATGGTAGCCCCTGTGCTGGAAGAAATTTCCAATGAGTACGAGGGAAAGCTCCACGTGTACAAGGTGAACACCGATGAAGAACAGGAACTCTCCGCTGCATTCGGGATTCAGAGTATTCCTTCTCTCCTGTTCATCCCCGTGGACGATAAACCCCAGATGGCTGCAGGTGCTCTGCCCAAGGACACTCTGCTGAAGGCAATGAAGGATGTCCTGGACGTTGAATAA
- a CDS encoding DUF4230 domain-containing protein — protein MAVPIFTSCIPGRAQLIESRAEESITSVLTLHTAEFIYREVVYFGEQNSIFGIIPLNDRRILFSVDISVRAGMNLQDRLEVSLGPGQVLNIHLPPGEILYSDVDETTIHQYFIREQGRSISWLEVQDVMGDVKNELEMDAVERGIIAQAERKARELIRQMLTPLNLEIRFHTLEPQQTRGPEENTEGGE, from the coding sequence ATGGCTGTACCGATTTTCACATCATGCATCCCCGGCAGGGCTCAGCTGATTGAGTCCCGGGCGGAGGAGAGCATCACCTCGGTACTCACCCTTCATACCGCAGAATTTATCTATCGGGAGGTGGTGTATTTCGGGGAGCAGAACAGTATTTTCGGCATTATTCCCCTGAATGACCGCCGGATTCTTTTTTCTGTTGATATTTCCGTCAGGGCGGGAATGAATCTTCAGGACAGACTGGAGGTCTCCCTGGGACCGGGTCAGGTGCTGAACATCCATCTTCCCCCGGGAGAAATTCTGTACAGCGACGTGGATGAGACAACCATTCATCAGTACTTCATCAGGGAGCAGGGCCGTTCAATCAGCTGGCTGGAAGTGCAGGATGTCATGGGAGACGTGAAAAACGAGCTGGAAATGGACGCCGTGGAACGGGGAATTATCGCCCAGGCCGAGCGTAAGGCACGGGAGCTGATCAGACAGATGCTCACGCCGCTGAACCTGGAAATCCGCTTTCATACGCTTGAGCCTCAACAGACCCGGGGGCCGGAAGAAAATACGGAGGGCGGCGAATGA
- a CDS encoding hemolysin family protein, which translates to MIASLAGLLVLLFLSGFFSSSETAFTSLTVMQIQGLKKRFSRRGKTVENLHLHPDKLLTTILIGNNLVNIAISVISSELTIRLFGSTALGVTTGVLTMLILIFGEVLPKQFAIRNNELICVYTADVIKLLSVMFMPVIWFINGFSRILSRFGSMEKRSHFTLDNILHMVKHAETIGILENYKSRMVKSVFRFSDVTVHSIMTHRKNVFSLEQGLSIREALPRIAERGFSRVPVYEGHEENIVGVVLEKDLIRLSAKGEIDGTLADVLIEPVFIPETWRIHRVFRRLKEEILNLAVVLDEYGGLAGIVTMEDLVEEIIGELYDEDEEPDGAKILKSSKEGWYRIQGDTPIHVLEDVIGTEIPHDRNSETVSGYVLEQLAGLPVNGQKIETRIGTFVIQSMSSKQVQYMRYLPRIQESEEEEPV; encoded by the coding sequence ATGATCGCCAGCCTCGCCGGATTATTAGTTCTGCTTTTCCTGTCGGGATTTTTCAGCTCAAGCGAAACGGCATTCACCAGTTTAACGGTTATGCAGATACAGGGGCTGAAGAAACGCTTCTCCCGGCGGGGAAAGACTGTTGAAAACCTCCACCTCCACCCCGACAAACTTTTGACAACCATTCTCATCGGAAACAATCTGGTGAATATCGCCATCTCGGTAATATCCTCGGAGCTCACCATCCGTCTGTTCGGCAGCACGGCCCTGGGGGTAACCACCGGTGTCCTCACCATGCTCATCCTGATATTCGGGGAAGTACTGCCCAAGCAGTTCGCCATCAGAAATAACGAGCTCATCTGCGTCTATACCGCCGATGTGATCAAACTGCTCTCGGTGATGTTCATGCCGGTGATATGGTTTATCAACGGGTTTTCCCGTATTCTCAGCCGCTTCGGCAGCATGGAGAAGCGCAGCCACTTCACTCTGGACAACATTCTTCACATGGTGAAGCATGCGGAAACCATCGGCATTCTGGAGAATTACAAATCAAGAATGGTGAAGTCGGTCTTCCGGTTTTCCGATGTGACGGTTCACTCCATCATGACCCACAGGAAAAATGTATTCAGCCTGGAACAGGGGCTGTCCATCAGGGAAGCTCTCCCCCGCATAGCCGAACGGGGCTTCAGCCGGGTCCCCGTCTATGAAGGCCATGAAGAAAATATTGTAGGCGTGGTGCTTGAAAAAGACCTGATCCGCCTCTCCGCCAAGGGAGAGATCGACGGAACCCTGGCAGATGTACTCATCGAACCGGTGTTCATTCCCGAAACCTGGAGAATTCACCGGGTATTCCGCAGACTGAAGGAGGAGATCCTGAATCTTGCGGTGGTCCTGGACGAGTACGGCGGTCTGGCAGGGATTGTCACCATGGAAGACCTTGTTGAAGAGATCATCGGCGAACTCTACGACGAGGATGAAGAACCCGACGGAGCAAAAATCCTGAAAAGCAGCAAGGAAGGCTGGTACCGCATCCAGGGAGACACTCCCATCCACGTCCTGGAGGACGTAATCGGCACAGAAATTCCCCACGACAGAAACTCGGAAACCGTCAGCGGGTACGTGCTGGAGCAGCTGGCAGGCCTGCCGGTAAACGGTCAGAAAATCGAGACCCGCATCGGAACATTTGTTATTCAATCAATGAGCAGCAAGCAGGTCCAGTATATGCGGTATTTACCGAGGATTCAGGAATCTGAGGAAGAAGAGCCGGTCTGA
- a CDS encoding DUF4230 domain-containing protein, whose protein sequence is MKNGKSGPVRRILAGLAGKIIFWLLLFALVTGGAAALFTPVFVGPYIDLSALSPLQRRRTTGHQGVLEQMRELSRVQTVEYIYKTVFPQDYFSEDISLNGIFDTLRDSTVPGSGETDYRSVLSPRQLLYFDAYTIARDAGLDPLGGRRDFLVITAILEIGIDFSEQEPQIRLIPGDTEEEADSWSITLPDPRILNIRIEDSTSSNYPYPDISLDQENWKAIAGFVQANIADMPRIDELRSRSKESLQGIFGNFLAEGVNIQIKFDSIGPEGQN, encoded by the coding sequence ATGAAAAACGGCAAATCCGGGCCCGTGCGCCGCATCCTTGCCGGTCTGGCCGGAAAAATCATCTTCTGGCTGCTGCTCTTCGCCCTGGTGACCGGTGGAGCGGCCGCCCTGTTCACTCCCGTTTTCGTGGGACCCTATATCGATCTATCGGCCCTGTCTCCCCTGCAACGGAGGCGGACAACAGGCCACCAAGGGGTTCTTGAACAGATGCGGGAGTTGAGCAGGGTTCAAACCGTGGAATATATCTACAAGACGGTATTTCCCCAGGATTACTTTTCCGAGGACATCTCCCTCAACGGCATATTTGACACATTGCGGGACAGCACCGTTCCCGGATCAGGGGAAACAGACTACCGCAGTGTTCTCAGCCCCCGGCAGCTGCTCTATTTTGATGCCTACACCATTGCCAGAGATGCCGGGCTTGATCCCCTGGGAGGCCGCCGGGACTTCCTGGTTATCACCGCCATTCTTGAGATCGGCATCGACTTCTCGGAACAGGAGCCCCAAATACGGCTCATCCCCGGAGATACAGAAGAAGAAGCGGACAGTTGGAGCATCACCCTTCCCGACCCCCGGATCCTGAATATCAGAATTGAGGACAGCACCAGCAGCAACTATCCTTATCCTGATATCAGCCTGGATCAGGAAAACTGGAAGGCAATCGCCGGCTTCGTTCAGGCAAATATTGCTGATATGCCCCGAATAGATGAGCTGCGCAGCCGTTCAAAAGAATCTCTTCAGGGGATTTTCGGGAATTTTCTTGCTGAGGGCGTGAATATTCAGATTAAATTCGATAGTATTGGTCCTGAAGGGCAAAACTAG